One stretch of Streptomyces sp. R21 DNA includes these proteins:
- a CDS encoding acetate kinase, whose amino-acid sequence MSGTRGTRVLVLNSGSSSVKYQLLDMRDSSRLAVGLVERIGEETSRLKHTPLLGGESREWTGAIADHGAALKAVAEELAKDGLGLDSPELAAIGHRVVHGGLAFTQPTVIDDAVLAEIERLIPVAPLHNPANLTGIRTAQALRPDLPQVAVFDTAFHTTMPESAARYAIDVETADAHRIRRYGFHGTSHAYVSRETAKLLGKAPEDVNVIVLHLGNGASASAVRGGKCVDTSMGLTPLEGLVMGTRSGDMDPAVIFHLERVGGMSTDEIDTLLNKRSGLIGLCGDNDMREIRRRVDEGDERARLAFDIYIHRLKKYIGAYYAVLGRVDAVAFTAGVGENAAPVREAAVAGLEELGLTVDGDLNAARGDGPRLISPEYARVAVAVVPTDEELEIATQTYALVGASHDLT is encoded by the coding sequence GTGAGCGGCACCCGCGGCACCCGCGTCCTCGTTCTCAACTCCGGCTCGTCGTCGGTCAAGTACCAGCTGCTCGACATGCGTGACAGCAGCCGGCTCGCCGTGGGCCTCGTCGAGCGCATCGGCGAGGAGACCTCCCGGCTCAAGCACACCCCGCTGCTCGGCGGGGAGTCGCGCGAGTGGACCGGCGCCATCGCCGACCACGGCGCGGCGCTGAAGGCGGTCGCCGAGGAGCTGGCCAAGGACGGGCTCGGTCTGGACTCCCCCGAGCTGGCCGCGATCGGCCACCGGGTCGTGCACGGCGGCCTGGCCTTCACCCAGCCGACCGTCATCGACGACGCCGTACTCGCCGAGATCGAACGCCTGATCCCGGTGGCGCCGCTGCACAACCCGGCGAACCTGACGGGCATCCGTACGGCTCAGGCACTGCGCCCGGACCTCCCCCAAGTGGCCGTCTTCGACACCGCGTTCCACACGACGATGCCGGAGTCGGCGGCACGCTACGCGATCGACGTGGAGACGGCGGACGCGCACCGGATCCGGCGCTACGGCTTCCACGGCACCTCGCACGCGTACGTGTCCCGCGAGACGGCGAAGCTGCTGGGCAAGGCACCCGAGGACGTGAACGTCATCGTGCTGCACCTCGGCAACGGGGCGTCCGCCTCCGCCGTACGGGGCGGGAAGTGCGTGGACACCTCCATGGGGCTGACGCCCTTGGAGGGGCTCGTGATGGGTACGCGCTCCGGTGACATGGACCCTGCTGTCATCTTCCATTTGGAGCGCGTTGGCGGGATGTCCACGGACGAGATCGACACTCTTCTCAACAAGAGGAGCGGCCTGATCGGTCTGTGCGGGGACAACGACATGCGGGAGATCCGGCGCCGCGTCGACGAGGGTGACGAGCGGGCGCGGCTGGCCTTCGACATCTACATCCACCGCCTGAAGAAGTACATCGGCGCCTACTACGCGGTGCTCGGCCGCGTGGACGCGGTCGCCTTCACCGCCGGGGTGGGCGAGAACGCCGCCCCGGTGCGGGAGGCCGCGGTCGCCGGTCTGGAGGAACTGGGCCTGACGGTCGACGGAGACCTGAACGCGGCGCGAGGCGACGGCCCCAGGCTGATATCGCCCGAGTACGCGCGGGTTGCGGTGGCCGTGGTGCCGACCGACGAGGAACTGGAGATCGCCACGCAGACGTACGCACTCGTGGGCGCGTCCCACGACCTCACCTGA
- a CDS encoding DUF3817 domain-containing protein, whose product MKKNVLTRYRVMAYVTAVLLIVLTVGVIGKRLLHLDGFDSLVTVVGIAHGWLYVVYLLFAFDVCSKARMPLSRMAWVLLAGTIPTAAFFVERKVTREVEPLLITSTETAAA is encoded by the coding sequence ATGAAAAAGAACGTCCTGACCCGCTATCGGGTGATGGCCTACGTCACTGCCGTACTGCTGATCGTCCTCACGGTGGGCGTGATCGGGAAGCGCCTGCTGCACTTGGACGGCTTCGACTCCCTGGTCACCGTGGTCGGCATCGCACACGGCTGGCTGTACGTCGTCTACCTTCTCTTCGCGTTCGATGTCTGCTCGAAGGCGCGTATGCCGCTGAGCCGCATGGCCTGGGTCCTTCTGGCGGGGACCATCCCCACCGCCGCGTTCTTCGTCGAACGCAAGGTGACCCGCGAAGTCGAACCCCTCCTCATCACCAGCACCGAGACCGCTGCGGCCTGA
- the pyk gene encoding pyruvate kinase yields the protein MRRSKIVCTLGPAVDSHEQLVALIEAGMNVARFNFSHGTHSEHQGRYDRVRAASAETGKAIGVLADLQGPKIRLETFAEGPVELVRGDEFTITAEDVPGDKTICGTTYKGLPGDVAEGDPILINDGNVELKVLAVDGPRVKTVVIEGGVISDHKGINLPGAAVNVPALSEKDVEDLRFALRMGCDMVALSFVRDANDVNDVHKVMDEEGRRVPVIAKVEKPQAVEHMEGVVAAFDAVMVARGDLAVEYPLEKVPMVQKRLVELCRRNAKPVIVATQMMESMITNSRPTRAEASDVANAILDGADAVMLSAESSVGAYPIETVKTMSKIVQAAEEELLSKGLQPLVPGKKPRTQGGSVARAACEIADFLGGKGLVAFTKSGDTARRLSRYRAAQPILAFTTEESTRNQLTLSWGVEPHVVPFVNSTDEMVDLVDGEVLKLDRFSQGDTLIITAGSPPGVAGTTNMVRVHHLGGGERD from the coding sequence ATGCGCCGTTCGAAAATCGTCTGTACTCTCGGCCCCGCGGTCGACTCCCACGAGCAGCTCGTCGCGCTGATCGAGGCCGGCATGAACGTGGCCCGCTTCAACTTCAGCCATGGCACGCACTCCGAGCACCAGGGGCGGTACGACCGCGTCCGTGCCGCCTCCGCCGAGACCGGCAAGGCCATCGGTGTGCTCGCCGACCTCCAGGGCCCGAAGATCCGCCTGGAGACCTTCGCCGAGGGTCCCGTCGAGCTGGTGCGTGGTGACGAGTTCACCATCACCGCCGAGGACGTCCCCGGCGACAAGACGATCTGCGGCACGACCTACAAGGGTCTGCCGGGCGACGTCGCCGAGGGCGACCCGATCCTGATCAACGACGGCAACGTCGAGCTGAAGGTCCTCGCGGTCGACGGCCCCCGGGTCAAGACGGTCGTCATCGAGGGCGGCGTCATCTCCGACCACAAGGGCATCAACCTGCCCGGCGCGGCCGTGAACGTGCCCGCGCTGTCCGAGAAGGACGTCGAGGACCTGCGCTTCGCCCTGCGGATGGGCTGCGACATGGTCGCCCTGTCCTTCGTGCGCGACGCCAACGACGTGAACGACGTCCACAAGGTGATGGACGAGGAGGGCCGCCGGGTCCCCGTCATCGCCAAGGTGGAGAAGCCGCAGGCGGTCGAGCACATGGAGGGCGTCGTCGCGGCGTTCGACGCGGTGATGGTGGCCCGCGGCGACCTCGCCGTCGAGTACCCCCTGGAGAAGGTCCCGATGGTGCAGAAGCGCCTCGTGGAGCTCTGCCGCCGCAACGCCAAGCCGGTGATCGTCGCGACCCAGATGATGGAGTCGATGATCACCAACTCCCGTCCGACGCGCGCCGAGGCCTCCGACGTCGCCAACGCGATCCTCGACGGCGCCGACGCGGTCATGCTGTCCGCCGAGTCGAGCGTGGGCGCCTACCCGATCGAGACGGTCAAGACGATGTCGAAGATCGTCCAGGCCGCCGAGGAGGAGCTGCTCTCGAAGGGCCTGCAGCCCCTCGTCCCCGGCAAGAAGCCCCGTACGCAGGGTGGTTCGGTCGCCCGCGCCGCCTGCGAGATCGCCGACTTCCTCGGCGGCAAGGGCCTGGTGGCCTTCACCAAGTCCGGTGACACCGCCCGCCGGCTCTCCCGCTACCGCGCGGCCCAGCCGATCCTGGCCTTCACCACGGAGGAGAGCACCCGCAACCAGCTGACGCTCAGCTGGGGCGTGGAGCCGCACGTGGTGCCGTTCGTGAACAGCACGGACGAGATGGTCGACCTGGTCGACGGCGAGGTGCTCAAGCTCGACCGCTTCAGCCAGGGCGACACCCTGATCATCACCGCCGGCTCGCCTCCCGGGGTCGCCGGCACCACCAACATGGTCCGGGTGCACCACCTGGGCGGCGGCGAGCGCGACTGA
- a CDS encoding DUF5937 family protein, translating to MPTHLHFGEEDLLKCRFAVSPLWETQEAVRTLNRPARHGYHAHWLRRIRAAAAGLDLAPLWLLMPQRGHTPDWLGPPPIGPAATFEEEIEAVRSADPEAAREDTALSLADTPGALESPEGRALLADPARMIRELTDLMEQAWHTLIEPDWPRLRALLEADIAFHSRRLAEVGLGGLLPEIDRRFGWNARTLTVERGGEHERHLGGQGLVLMPSVFSWPDVISGFEPPWQPTVAYPARGIGGLWAEPGERTPDALVRLLGRGRAAVLTALDDPATTSALAHRLRLAPSSVSAHLAALRDAGLLTSRRYGHQVLYERTPLGMALASGGG from the coding sequence ATCCCCACCCATCTGCACTTCGGCGAGGAGGACCTCCTCAAGTGCCGCTTCGCCGTGTCGCCCCTCTGGGAGACGCAGGAGGCGGTGCGCACGCTCAACCGCCCCGCGCGGCACGGCTACCACGCGCACTGGCTGCGCCGTATCCGCGCGGCGGCCGCCGGACTCGACCTCGCGCCGCTGTGGCTGCTGATGCCGCAGCGCGGGCACACCCCGGACTGGCTCGGCCCGCCGCCGATCGGCCCGGCGGCCACCTTCGAGGAGGAGATAGAGGCGGTCCGCTCGGCCGACCCGGAGGCCGCCCGCGAGGACACCGCGCTCTCGCTCGCGGACACCCCGGGCGCCCTCGAGTCACCTGAGGGCCGGGCTCTCCTGGCGGACCCGGCCCGCATGATCAGGGAACTGACCGACCTGATGGAGCAGGCCTGGCACACCCTGATCGAGCCGGACTGGCCACGGCTGCGCGCCCTGCTGGAGGCGGACATCGCCTTCCACTCGCGGCGCCTCGCGGAGGTCGGCCTCGGCGGGCTGCTCCCGGAGATCGACCGGCGGTTCGGCTGGAACGCCCGGACGCTGACCGTCGAACGCGGCGGCGAGCACGAGCGGCACCTCGGCGGGCAGGGGCTGGTCCTGATGCCGAGCGTCTTCTCCTGGCCGGACGTGATCAGCGGCTTCGAGCCGCCCTGGCAGCCCACGGTCGCCTACCCGGCCCGTGGCATCGGCGGCCTGTGGGCCGAGCCGGGCGAACGCACCCCCGACGCGCTCGTACGGCTGCTCGGTCGCGGCCGGGCCGCCGTGCTCACGGCGCTCGACGATCCCGCCACGACCAGCGCCCTCGCGCACCGGCTGCGGCTGGCCCCCTCGTCGGTGTCGGCGCACCTCGCGGCCCTGCGCGACGCGGGCCTGCTGACCTCGCGCCGGTACGGCCACCAGGTGCTGTACGAGCGGACCCCGCTGGGCATGGCGCTGGCGTCCGGCGGCGGCTGA
- a CDS encoding DUF6114 domain-containing protein, which translates to MSAESPRQDEHYLKAFRRIFRVWRGQRPFWAGLFVMLGGLPIAYFPYAHLQIGHLTLAMSTTAGAGSLIIGVLLVVLGVSLWFQKHVRTFAGVAAILLALVSIPVANLGGFLIGFLFALIGGAMAVSWMPGEPEGEPARTVTRAADDAPGGAPADTTGGLDGLTKAEGHGNAPFEPGGLGEPRGTDDANGLYHLSEPNDLSGTSPANGANGRHSAG; encoded by the coding sequence ATGAGCGCCGAGTCGCCTCGTCAGGACGAGCACTACCTCAAGGCCTTCCGACGGATCTTCCGCGTCTGGCGGGGTCAGCGGCCGTTCTGGGCCGGCCTGTTCGTCATGCTCGGCGGACTCCCCATCGCATACTTCCCGTACGCGCACCTCCAGATCGGCCACCTGACGCTGGCGATGTCGACCACCGCGGGTGCCGGATCCCTGATCATCGGGGTCCTGCTCGTCGTGCTCGGTGTGAGCCTCTGGTTCCAGAAGCACGTACGGACCTTCGCCGGTGTCGCGGCGATCCTGCTGGCCCTGGTGTCCATCCCGGTGGCGAACCTCGGCGGCTTCCTCATCGGCTTCCTGTTCGCTCTGATCGGCGGCGCGATGGCCGTCTCCTGGATGCCGGGCGAGCCCGAGGGCGAGCCGGCCAGAACCGTGACGCGTGCGGCGGACGACGCCCCGGGCGGGGCTCCGGCCGACACCACGGGCGGCCTCGACGGCCTGACCAAGGCGGAGGGGCACGGGAACGCGCCCTTCGAGCCGGGCGGCCTGGGCGAGCCCCGTGGGACGGACGACGCGAACGGGCTGTACCACCTGAGCGAGCCGAACGATCTGTCAGGAACGAGCCCGGCGAACGGGGCGAACGGGAGGCACAGTGCCGGCTGA
- a CDS encoding MFS transporter has protein sequence MDVATEPKPEPEPLARSEPAGYGRVFAVREFRAVFAAHAFSLLGLMVSEIALSVLVYRLTRSPLMSALTFALGFLPYLIGGTLLAGIADRFPARRVLVVCDLVCAGFVAVMVLPGAGIAVLLAMRCALATVAPLFQGARMATLTDVLGDGDLFVLGRSLLRIVSQSALLVGFGLGGVLLSVVSPRGALLITVGTFLTSAALLRFGTRRRPARSVGRSALVKDSLRGARQVLADRRVRVLLLLNWVPPMFSVAPEALAAPYADGLGVGAAGLGLLMCALPVGTIAGELYAGSRLRPEARARLALPLVCCTLLPYVGYALHPGLVWSLLLLTVSGAGSAYSLGLDQWFVRAVPEELRGRAMTLSTAGLMTLQGVGMALAGVAAEFAGVAATVTGAGVLGTVCCLLLAVEARRTEGPGDRDGGGGGGA, from the coding sequence ATGGACGTGGCGACCGAGCCCAAGCCCGAGCCCGAGCCGCTGGCCCGGAGCGAGCCGGCGGGTTACGGCCGCGTCTTCGCCGTCCGCGAGTTCCGTGCCGTCTTCGCCGCGCACGCGTTCTCGCTGCTCGGGCTGATGGTCAGTGAGATCGCGCTGTCCGTGCTCGTGTACCGCCTCACCAGATCGCCCCTGATGAGCGCGCTCACGTTCGCGCTCGGATTCCTGCCCTATCTGATCGGCGGAACCCTGCTCGCGGGCATCGCCGACCGGTTCCCGGCCCGCCGGGTACTGGTGGTGTGCGACCTGGTGTGCGCGGGGTTCGTGGCCGTGATGGTGCTGCCGGGCGCGGGCATCGCCGTACTCCTCGCCATGCGCTGCGCGCTCGCCACCGTCGCACCCCTCTTCCAGGGGGCGCGGATGGCGACGCTCACCGATGTCCTCGGCGACGGCGATCTGTTCGTGCTGGGCCGCTCGCTGCTGCGGATCGTGTCGCAGAGCGCGCTGCTCGTCGGGTTCGGGCTCGGCGGCGTGCTGCTCAGTGTCGTATCGCCGCGTGGGGCGCTGCTCATCACGGTCGGTACGTTCCTGACCTCGGCCGCGCTGCTGCGGTTCGGCACCCGGCGGCGGCCCGCGCGGTCGGTCGGGCGGTCGGCGCTGGTGAAGGACTCGCTGCGGGGTGCGCGGCAGGTCCTCGCCGACCGGCGGGTGCGGGTGCTGCTCCTGCTGAACTGGGTGCCGCCGATGTTCTCCGTCGCGCCGGAGGCACTGGCGGCGCCGTACGCCGACGGGCTGGGCGTCGGGGCGGCTGGCCTCGGCCTGCTGATGTGCGCGCTGCCGGTCGGCACCATCGCGGGGGAGCTGTACGCGGGTTCGCGGCTGCGGCCCGAGGCCCGCGCCCGGCTCGCGCTGCCGCTCGTTTGCTGCACTCTGCTGCCGTACGTCGGCTACGCCCTGCACCCCGGCCTCGTCTGGTCGCTGCTCCTGCTGACCGTGTCCGGCGCCGGATCCGCGTACTCCCTCGGCCTCGACCAGTGGTTCGTGCGGGCCGTGCCGGAAGAGCTGCGCGGCCGGGCCATGACCCTGAGCACGGCCGGGCTGATGACTCTCCAGGGCGTGGGCATGGCGCTGGCGGGGGTCGCGGCGGAGTTCGCCGGGGTGGCCGCGACGGTCACCGGGGCCGGAGTGCTGGGCACGGTGTGCTGCCTGCTGCTGGCCGTGGAGGCGCGGCGTACGGAGGGGCCGGGCGACCGGGACGGAGGGGGCGGAGGGGGTGCGTGA
- a CDS encoding MarR family winged helix-turn-helix transcriptional regulator codes for MPKPLSLAFDPIARADELWKRRWGSVPSMAAITSIMRAHQILLAEVDAVVKPYGLTFARYEALVLLTFSKEGELTMSKIGERLMVHPTSVTNTVDRLVRSGLVDKRPNPNDGRGTLASITEKGRETCDAATRDLMAMDFGLGAYDAEECAEIFAMLRPLRIAAHDFDDGV; via the coding sequence GTGCCGAAGCCCCTCAGCCTTGCCTTCGATCCCATCGCCCGCGCCGACGAACTCTGGAAGCGGCGCTGGGGGTCCGTGCCGTCGATGGCAGCGATCACCTCGATCATGCGGGCCCACCAGATCCTGCTGGCGGAGGTCGACGCGGTGGTCAAGCCGTACGGGCTGACGTTCGCCCGTTACGAGGCGCTGGTGCTGCTCACCTTCTCCAAGGAGGGCGAGCTGACGATGTCCAAGATCGGCGAGCGGCTCATGGTGCACCCCACCTCGGTCACCAACACCGTGGACCGCCTGGTGAGGTCCGGCCTCGTCGACAAGCGCCCCAACCCCAACGACGGCCGCGGCACCCTCGCCTCCATCACCGAAAAGGGCCGCGAGACCTGCGACGCCGCCACCCGCGACCTGATGGCCATGGACTTCGGCCTCGGCGCCTACGACGCCGAGGAGTGCGCGGAGATCTTCGCGATGCTGCGGCCACTGCGGATCGCGGCGCACGACTTCGACGACGGAGTGTGA
- a CDS encoding DUF6230 family protein has translation MESQVRGGTRWKRFAVVMVPSVAATAAIGVALAQGALAASFSVSGQSFKVTADKLDGTGFVQYGAIDSGYNLDGSKTAHPVAVSGFKTASLTNMCQSVVTPNIPLLGSVSLTLKAGGGDTPVEAENLYVDVEDLEANAVFHGIDIGVAAKDASKGPGISKGDQANPYGFSQQADSATLTNVKQTAWATTAGTFKLSGLKMSVSKGVKECY, from the coding sequence ATGGAGTCCCAGGTGCGTGGCGGGACCAGATGGAAGCGTTTCGCTGTGGTCATGGTGCCCAGCGTTGCCGCTACGGCCGCGATAGGTGTCGCCCTCGCGCAGGGCGCTCTCGCCGCGTCGTTCAGTGTTTCGGGTCAGTCGTTCAAGGTGACGGCGGACAAGCTCGACGGTACGGGCTTCGTCCAGTACGGGGCCATTGACTCGGGTTACAACCTCGACGGCAGCAAGACGGCTCACCCCGTCGCCGTCTCGGGTTTCAAGACCGCGTCGCTCACCAACATGTGCCAGTCGGTGGTCACCCCGAACATCCCGCTGCTCGGGTCGGTCAGCCTGACCCTCAAGGCGGGCGGCGGCGACACGCCGGTCGAGGCCGAGAACCTCTACGTCGATGTCGAGGACCTCGAGGCCAATGCCGTGTTCCACGGCATTGACATCGGCGTTGCCGCGAAGGACGCCAGCAAGGGTCCCGGCATCTCCAAGGGCGACCAGGCGAACCCGTACGGGTTCTCCCAGCAGGCCGACTCGGCCACGCTGACGAACGTGAAGCAGACGGCGTGGGCCACCACCGCCGGAACCTTCAAGCTCAGTGGTCTGAAGATGTCCGTGTCCAAGGGCGTCAAGGAGTGCTACTAG
- a CDS encoding tetratricopeptide repeat protein encodes MQPRNMSMSGVVDLAAVKAAQEAKAKAEQARAEAASQGGGGGAVSPSSLVIDVDEAGFERDVLQRSTEVPVVIDFWAEWCEPCKQLSPILERLALEYSGRFVLAKIDVDANQMLMQQFGVQGIPAVFAVVAGQALPLFQGAAGEQQIRGTLDQLVQVAEQRFGLTGLTVDADAEAAPGGAPEAAPEMTAGPYDALLEAAVQALDAGDFGGAVQAYKNVLSDDPGNTEAKLGLAQAELLQRVQSADPQQVRKDAAEKPADAPAQIAAADLDLVGGHVEDAFGRLIDTVRRTAGDDRDAVRVRLLELFEVVGGDDPRVIAARRALARALF; translated from the coding sequence ATGCAGCCACGGAACATGTCCATGAGCGGAGTCGTCGACCTCGCCGCGGTGAAGGCGGCCCAGGAGGCCAAGGCGAAGGCGGAGCAGGCGCGCGCCGAAGCGGCCAGTCAGGGCGGCGGAGGCGGAGCCGTATCTCCGTCGAGTCTCGTCATCGACGTCGACGAGGCGGGATTCGAGCGGGACGTCCTCCAGCGGTCCACCGAAGTGCCCGTCGTCATCGACTTCTGGGCCGAGTGGTGCGAGCCGTGCAAGCAGCTGAGCCCGATCCTCGAGCGGCTCGCCCTTGAGTACAGCGGACGCTTCGTCCTTGCCAAGATCGACGTCGATGCCAATCAGATGCTGATGCAGCAGTTCGGGGTCCAGGGGATTCCGGCTGTCTTCGCGGTGGTCGCCGGGCAGGCACTGCCGCTCTTCCAGGGCGCCGCGGGCGAGCAGCAGATCCGAGGGACCCTCGACCAGCTCGTCCAGGTCGCCGAGCAGCGCTTCGGCCTGACCGGCCTGACCGTCGACGCCGACGCGGAGGCCGCGCCCGGCGGTGCCCCGGAGGCGGCGCCCGAGATGACCGCGGGCCCGTACGACGCTCTGCTGGAGGCTGCCGTACAGGCGCTGGACGCGGGGGACTTCGGCGGCGCGGTGCAGGCGTACAAGAACGTGCTGAGCGACGACCCGGGCAACACGGAGGCCAAGCTCGGCCTCGCCCAGGCGGAGCTGCTCCAGCGGGTGCAGAGCGCCGACCCGCAGCAGGTGCGCAAGGACGCCGCGGAGAAGCCGGCCGACGCGCCGGCGCAGATCGCCGCCGCCGACCTGGACCTCGTGGGCGGTCATGTCGAGGACGCTTTCGGTCGCCTCATCGACACGGTGCGGCGCACAGCGGGTGACGACCGTGATGCCGTACGCGTACGGCTGCTGGAGCTCTTCGAGGTCGTCGGGGGCGATGATCCCCGGGTGATCGCGGCCAGGCGTGCGCTGGCCAGGGCCCTGTTCTGA
- a CDS encoding methylmalonyl-CoA mutase, translated as MDAHAIEEGRRRWQARYDASRKRDADFTTLSGDPVEPVYGPRPGDTYEGFERIGWPGEYPYTRGLHATGYRGRTWTIRQFAGFGNAEQTNERYKMILANGGGGLSVAFDMPTLMGRDSDDPRALGEVGHCGVAIDSAADMEVLFKDIPLGDVTTSMTISGPAVPVFCMYLVAAERQGVDPAVLNGTLQTDIFKEYIAQKEWLFQPEPHLRLIGDLMEHCAAGIPAYKPLSVSGYHIREAGSTAAQELAYTLADGFGYVELGLSRGMDVDVFAPGLSFFFDAHLDFFEEIAKFRAARRIWARWMRDVYGAKTDKAQWLRFHTQTAGVSLTAQQPYNNVVRTAVEALAAVLGGTNSLHTNALDETLALPSEQAAEIALRTQQVLMEETGVANVADPLGGSWYVEQLTDRIEADAEKIFEQIKERGLRAHPDGQHPIGPITSGILRGIEDGWFTGEIAESAFQYQRSLEKGDKRVVGVNVHHGSVTGDLEILRVSHEVEREQVRELGARRGGRDDARVRGALEAMLAAARDGSNMIAPMLDAVRAEATLGEICGVLRDEWGVYTEPAGF; from the coding sequence ATGGACGCTCACGCCATCGAGGAAGGCCGCCGTCGCTGGCAGGCCCGCTACGACGCTTCGCGCAAGCGCGACGCCGACTTCACCACGCTCTCCGGTGATCCCGTGGAGCCGGTGTACGGGCCGCGGCCCGGAGACACCTATGAGGGGTTCGAGCGGATCGGGTGGCCGGGTGAGTACCCCTACACCCGCGGGCTGCATGCGACGGGCTACCGGGGGCGTACGTGGACCATCCGGCAGTTCGCCGGGTTCGGGAACGCCGAGCAGACCAACGAGCGCTACAAGATGATCCTCGCCAACGGCGGGGGCGGGCTCTCCGTCGCCTTCGACATGCCCACCCTCATGGGGCGCGACTCCGACGACCCTCGCGCCCTCGGCGAGGTCGGGCACTGCGGGGTCGCCATCGACTCCGCCGCCGACATGGAGGTTCTGTTCAAGGACATCCCGCTCGGGGATGTGACGACGTCCATGACCATCAGCGGGCCGGCCGTTCCCGTGTTCTGCATGTACCTCGTCGCCGCCGAGCGCCAGGGCGTCGACCCTGCCGTGCTCAACGGCACGCTCCAGACCGACATCTTCAAGGAGTACATCGCGCAGAAGGAGTGGCTCTTCCAGCCCGAGCCGCACCTGCGCCTCATCGGCGACCTGATGGAGCACTGCGCCGCCGGCATTCCCGCCTACAAGCCGCTGTCCGTCTCCGGCTACCACATCCGTGAGGCCGGTTCCACGGCCGCCCAGGAGCTGGCGTACACCCTCGCCGACGGCTTCGGCTACGTCGAGCTGGGGCTCTCCCGCGGGATGGACGTCGACGTCTTCGCGCCGGGCCTCTCCTTCTTCTTCGACGCGCACCTCGACTTCTTCGAGGAGATCGCCAAGTTCCGCGCGGCGCGCCGCATCTGGGCCCGCTGGATGCGGGACGTGTACGGCGCGAAGACCGACAAGGCGCAGTGGCTGCGCTTCCACACCCAGACCGCCGGTGTCTCGCTGACCGCGCAGCAGCCGTACAACAACGTCGTCCGTACGGCGGTGGAGGCGCTCGCGGCCGTCCTCGGCGGGACGAACTCCCTGCACACCAACGCGCTCGACGAGACCCTCGCGCTGCCCTCCGAGCAGGCGGCGGAGATCGCGCTGCGCACGCAGCAGGTGCTGATGGAGGAGACCGGCGTCGCCAACGTCGCCGACCCGCTGGGCGGTTCCTGGTACGTCGAGCAGCTCACCGACCGTATCGAGGCCGACGCCGAGAAGATCTTCGAGCAGATCAAGGAACGGGGGCTGCGGGCGCACCCCGACGGGCAGCACCCGATCGGGCCGATCACGTCCGGGATCCTGCGTGGCATCGAGGACGGCTGGTTCACCGGCGAGATCGCCGAGTCCGCCTTCCAGTACCAGCGGTCCCTGGAGAAGGGCGACAAGCGGGTCGTGGGGGTCAATGTGCACCACGGGTCGGTGACGGGGGATCTGGAGATCCTCCGGGTTTCTCACGAGGTGGAGCGGGAGCAGGTCCGGGAGCTCGGTGCGCGGCGGGGCGGGCGGGACGACGCCCGCGTGCGGGGGGCTCTCGAAGCGATGCTCGCTGCCGCGCGGGACGGGTCCAACATGATCGCGCCCATGCTGGACGCGGTGCGGGCCGAGGCCACGCTCGGGGAGATCTGCGGGGTGCTGCGGGACGAGTGGGGGGTGTACACGGAGCCGGCCGGGTTCTGA
- a CDS encoding TetR/AcrR family transcriptional regulator C-terminal ligand-binding domain-containing protein codes for MQSHTPTGRTGRPRSAAADAAILAAARAALVELGCAKLTLGDVATRAGVAKTTLYRRWPGKNELIVDAVAALFDELELPDRGSLAADIEGVVLQFATILALPEAKNGLMAVVAESTHDEALRERIRTSIVDRQKRLVLEGRARATARGELPLDSDPASAARAADLIFDVVAGAVVHRTIISAEPVDEEWVRSFTKVLLLGLAGAAGDL; via the coding sequence ATGCAGAGCCACACCCCCACCGGCCGCACGGGACGCCCCCGCAGCGCCGCCGCGGACGCCGCGATCCTGGCGGCGGCGCGGGCCGCTCTGGTCGAACTGGGCTGCGCCAAACTGACGTTGGGGGACGTGGCGACGCGCGCCGGGGTCGCCAAGACGACCCTCTACCGTCGCTGGCCCGGCAAGAACGAACTCATCGTCGACGCGGTGGCCGCCCTCTTCGACGAACTGGAACTCCCCGACCGCGGCAGCCTCGCCGCCGACATCGAGGGCGTGGTCCTGCAGTTCGCGACGATCCTCGCCCTTCCCGAGGCCAAGAACGGCCTCATGGCGGTCGTCGCCGAGTCAACCCACGACGAAGCCCTGCGCGAACGTATCCGCACCTCGATCGTGGACCGCCAAAAACGCCTCGTCCTGGAAGGCCGGGCCCGCGCCACAGCACGCGGCGAACTCCCCCTCGACTCCGACCCCGCCTCAGCGGCCCGCGCCGCGGACCTGATCTTCGACGTGGTCGCCGGAGCGGTCGTCCACCGCACGATCATCAGCGCGGAACCGGTGGACGAGGAGTGGGTACGAAGCTTCACGAAGGTGCTGCTGCTGGGGCTGGCGGGGGCAGCGGGAGATCTTTAG